Part of the Denticeps clupeoides chromosome 3, fDenClu1.1, whole genome shotgun sequence genome, AGCTTGGACCTCCGTGTGCCGGGATGATTTACATGTGGTGGCCCTTCGCCCTAAATTCACATCCTGCTTTCTCTTCTACATTCTATCCCAATGGGTAATTATTATCCCATTCGGGGGTAAAAGAGGAGCAAAACAGCAGGAACCGTCAACGATCCTTGTGAAACTGAATAACTCTTGTATGTAAACCAGTAGTTAGAATAAAGAGAGGCCTTCAGACTGTCTCTATACGGTTTGCATATGAATGGCTGTGTGGCTGAAAGGGTCCAGTCATTAGCAGAATGGCTGCAGAAGCTCTGCTTTCAGAAATGAAGAACCACAGCCCAGTCTGGAACTTCAGAAGACAGACCCTCCACGTCTCCTCTTCAGGTTTATATGGCCGTTTTGAAGGAGAACCTGAATGGGCTGTCCAAAGACCCCAGAAATCTACTCACATGCAACCCAAGCAACTGAGGAACTGAGCTCAGACATCAAGAAACCCACAAATAAGGAATAAGGAACAAGAGACAGGATTGAGTTGTAATGTCTTCTTGCAAGACCCTGCAGTTTCCTGGCCAACCCAGTGGTAACGTGTCAGGTTGTAAGCTGGCCGAAACCACATTTTCTGCCAAGGGGTGCACCGGGGCCAGGATTGGGATACAGTGCATTGGCAAACCAAGGGGGTTATGGAATCAGAGACACTTATGGCTTAAATTATGTTGAcagtgatgatggtgatgaggtCTGAGTGAGAAATGCACTTAATTAAGAGACTCGAGAACACAAAAGAGCACAAGAACATGTGTTCACCAGTGCTTAAACAAGGACAAACCCGAAGAAAACACAGCGTTACGGTGCTGTCGTAACAGTTATACATGCGCAGGGTTAGTTGACCCATCATCACGCCTGTTCAATGTGTTTGAGATTTTTCGGCACAGAAATGTGCTGTGCATGTTCATTGTTCTGGAAAACTCCATTAtttctcctgtttctcctgtCAGTCATATTAAATCTTAATTATTCACCCCCCCCCCGAGCTCCTGTGAGAATAATAGAGCAGCCAATATCATTTCAGCTGACACCGTGAGTTGCTCCTTGGCCTGTTTATATTCTCAGTAGGAATAAATCTCACTAAAGAGCAGCTAATGTTGCCTACCAGGCTCGAGTGTTGGCGGCCATGTGCGTACGACTGTTTCCCCAAATCCAATTTTcaatttttataaatatcattACGTTTATCCACAGCATTATTTCCCGATCAATCCCGGCCATTCCAGCTCCCTGGATCACTGCACATATACCACTGGCATCTGTAATCTAGTTTAGTGAGATTAAAGCATTATCAACGCCACCGCCGACCCCCCGCATCGATCGGATATGTATGAAGGGATAAATCattcattaaataatattttacaaatgtGCGAGAGTGACCCCCTCTCGACCCGAGCTAAATCACAGTGACGGGCGGGGTGGGAAGGCCGAAGTGTTCACGGCGCGCGCCCATAAACCAGAGTGGGCAGTTATTGATCCGCTCCAGCTTGCCTGCGGCCCCCGTAACGCAAGCGCTTTGCAATATTAATGGCTTCCCGAAGAGAGCTGCGGCCGGCGAAGGGCTAGTAGCCGCTGGCGATGGTCAGCAGTTTAATGCAACATGGCACAGAGGTCAGGCAGAGGCCAAAGGTCAAAGATTGCCCCCCAGCGGCCCCTTGCCAATTGACTGCTTACACATCAGAAAGCTTCCTGTCTCCAGATGAACAAATGCATgccaacactcacacacacacacacacacacacactcgctggaAGTATACACACACCCAACTCTGAATCCAGCTCCTGAGGACCCTGTCCAGGCCTCATTAATATAACGATTAAGGGTGAGAATGAGATCACTTTGGCTCCGAACACCAGATCTGAGGGCTGTTTACTTTGAATTCCTTCACCATTCTGACACGACTTTTCATCTTTCATGTCGCGGGTCTGACTCTTCGTGAACCCGAAGTGGACccgacacattttttttccagagaaatATTTTTACTCAGACCTTCAAGAGAAGTACAAAGGTGAGACATCACAGTTATGCCCAATTCTCCCTCCGGTATATAAATTATCCACAgaatttacaaaagaaaaaaaaacatacaaagcactcagaaagaagaataaaaatggaacatcattacatttacagtataaaTAACGCATTTACAGCAAATACACTTTTATCAGTCATAtacttttttacataaaattaaGGCATGAAATCCAGCATTCGTCCCAGTCAGAGTTGTTAATACATATGGAAGTTTTTATGGCTGTATGTTTCCAACAGTAGAAAAATGGCTTCTCAGgattctttaaataaaaactaaaagaaaatgcaaaaagacTATTTTATttcttgggggaaaaaaagaaaagacctaAATGCTCtagtaaatacatattttagcTTATAGTGGCAGTAGCACGTAAACTGGCATAAGTGGCATTTTTGGTAAAAATTTCTATCAGTAAGCAGCACCGTCAACTCCAGTAAGTTTTAATCTCTGATTAACTGCTCGTGTCATATTCAACCTGCGGCTTTTTAACTACATTAATCTTTACAAAATCGTCATTCAATGGAAGGCATGTTTAGGCATTTGTGGACTATGCATCTATACTGacaatgtgtatatattttagcTGAATTCCGCGATGGTGTTTTCCTGTAGTAGTCTGTTATGAACGTGAATTCTTTGGAGCACCTTTAATTTTGCTATTTGCTCGGCCTAAAATAAcaatatgtaaattatttttacaaattgCTTTGTAGCTTTGGTCCTCCGTCAAATGTCACTTCACCCATCAGTATTATTTGGCAGGTCCCAAAGTTGCAGGTTGTGAGAGCCGCTTTTGCACGATACATGCAAGTTCCAGCCTGAACttaaaagcgttttttttttaatggcctgATAACGAAGGTTGAAGAGTGTAAACAGTGTTTATTTTGGGAGAAGAGTATGATATGATTTTGGCCGACCTGGCCAAATCTCAATATGTCGAATCCAGCGTTTTGAAGGTAAACTGCAGGCTTTACTTTGACTGCGAAATGGCAGAGACTCTGTGCTGCTACGCTCATCCTGAGAAATGCATATTTAACACGTCACATTTCCTACTtctaccccccaaaaaaaaattattctttcCATTCTTTCCATGTATGCATCCGGTGGCACCGAAACCCTGTTGGTTATTGTATATACGTACGATGTTTCGCTTCGGGGCGAGATTAATACCCACAATCCTCCGTGCACTCCAGTGGCAAAATGAACACAGAGCAGGAGGACAATGGCAAAAGGCCACAGCAGAGGAATGCTGTTACCTAGGAAACCCGGTAAACACCCGGATGAAAGAGTGCGAGGATGAGGAAGACGGTGCCGCGGTCCCAGCTGCGCGAGGCGCTGGCGTTTCCCGCAGCGCTCAAATATAGAGCGAGGAACGTATCATTTGGCGGCCGCGGTGTCACCGAATCTGTCGGCCCGTTGGGTGCCACATGCCTTCACGCCCATGGTGCCCGCTCGTCTCAGCAGGAAGACGCGGCCCGCATGCCTGAGcaacggggggaaaaaaaaaaccacgcaGGAATCTTCTTTGTTTAAAGGCCGCGGTTAGAAACGGTTACGGGTGGAGGGAAGACGGTTGTGAAGAAAGACAAGATCTGGAATAAACGAGAAGACAAAGGTTGGCTGATACTTGGTGAGAACGTCCCTTTTTCTTCCAATGAAAGTATTGCTTTCGCCTGAAGGCCGGATGCCGCCGCATTTTCTCAAGGCGGGGCCTGAGTCCTCCCACCTCGCCCGGTACCGACTCGTACCGGCTCCTCCCCTTCCCTCGGGTCCACGGAAGGAGCGCTCAGTCCCAGCCGAAGTTCAGGCCGGTCATCTGGTAGAACTTCAGGTTGAAGGGCCGCTCAGTCCCAGCCGAAGTTCAGGCCGGTCATCTGGTAGAACTTCAGGTTGAAGGGCCGGTAGAATTCCCTGAGTCGGAGCAGGGCGTCGGGCGGGATGCGGGGGTGCGTCCGGCCCTTGGACTTGCCCAGGCACCGGGGCCGGCTGCTGCCCTCCGGCTTCTTCAGACACGGGAAGCCCTTGGTCTGGTTGAAGTAGAAGTGCTTGTCGGTGACGACGCGCTTGAGGCCCAGGAAGTCCTGCACGCGGCCCATCTCGCCGGCGGGGTCCGCCACCAGCCGCTCGCCGCTGACGAACAGGAAGCGCGAGAGCGGGAAGTAGCGCAGCCAGTTGTCCAGGTGCTTGGCGTAGATGCCGATGTGCACGGCGCTCCAGGACGTGTCGATGAGGCCCGTGGTGATGTTCTTGAAGGCCAGGTTCTGGAAGGAGGGCAGGCCGGGGCTCTTGGTCCGCGTTTGCGTGTAGTCCGAGATGGCCCGGGTGACCGGGTCCCGCACCACCACGATCAGCTTGGTCAGGCGGTTCATGGCGTAGACGTGGCGCGGCGCCTCACGCGTCACAAAATAACTGGGCGTCTTCTCCATAGTGATCTGGCCCTCCAGCGTGCGCGGCATCAGACTCCTGCAAgcgccaaaaaaaataaaaaatacttaattAGCATATTTCCACATAAAATGCCAAGTGTCACCgcactcacaacaacagaagtGCATGTGCGCGCAGCTCGGTGGCATCTGGAGCACGTTAAACAACGTattctctcttctcctcttttaTGACGAATGGCCGTGACAAATCAGACTGCATTTAATAATCCTGTTCGGGGCCAAGCCGGACCAGAAATATCTGCGCATACGGTTATTAAGCATTTGGCCTCGGCGGCATCACGTCATTCGGAATGGTCGCCATTGACGGTGTGGGTTGGTTAGGAAGAACCGCAGAACCGTAAGAACCActtaacagccatttcctgtCAACTTCCTGCTCTTTTTCCATGCGAGTCGGAggtttaaccccccccccccttcctctccaGTGCCATGGGCTAAGTGGCCGGGATAAatgcatgtggtgtgtgtgtgtggcacggTAGGTTCTGGTTTTGTTCTTTTCCGCCAAATCATCCCTCAAGGGCTCATCCTTTCATCCATCCTTCCAcccttccatcttttttttatctcctttATCTGTCTTTGTCTGGTAATGAGATCTGCAGCCCTCTCTCTGCTGCTTGGACCACTGGAGGAGACCAGCACCAAATTATGTGTCGGAAttataaaactttttaaaataatacaaaaactgAATTATACGTATAGTTTTGTAACTAAACgaacaaatgaattaaatacaaaaaaaattgtattgtacAGAGCTTAGCACGCACATGTACAAAACCTTCGGTGCCCAAAAATCTTCATCCCTGACTcgaccctcctcctcctctgtccggaaaaaaaaggaatctcttgtttcatttgaaacaTCTCAGTCCGGGGCATGTGTTAGAGATTTCCACGTGGTTGGTCTGTGCTGAAGCGGGGCTCTGGGCAGCCGTGGAGCGATCAGACTCGTCTGAAGCCAGCCTTTGAGGTTAGCCGGCATGTCATTACCACAAGGGTAATTTTGTAATACGAATCATATATTTTACTTCACAGGCCTCGtcttctttttatctttttttttttttcaatttaacgTGAAGAACAAGAAGAACATTTGAATTACAGTCTCGGGCATGGATCATCCAGTAAGGCAGATTGAAAAGGATTTGCTGGGTGATTCGACCATGACTGTCCAACTGAGCGTGGAATccgtcttttaaaaaaaatcccccgTGACGCTCACTTACCACTGCATTAGGAGGGGCTTTTAAAGGGTCTTGAGATTTCTGCACTTCACGGCACATGTGCACCCAATACACGACCCTCTCTGAAACAATCTGCAACGTTTTAATGGTTACTgcgcgataaaaaaaaaatatcacctaCGTCCTCCAGTAGAGACTTTCCAGTTAGTAATAATGCCATGTaccaggcacacacatacaaacatccGACAAGAGGAAGATTGGCTGACTTCCCACATCGCCAAACTAGATCCTGGGTCAAGTACTGAAAATGAGCTAAAAGAGCTACTGTGTAAATGCAGAGCGTGAAATGGCGATATTGTGACAATGCCAATGGATATTAAATATTGTGCACTAAATAGCAAAGGTGTTCATTAATGCCCATTGTGTTGTCCTAAAGCGGCAGACTTTACAACAAACTGAACAAACTACTTGAGTTGCACTGTcactgtttcttttcatttgaaataaatgctcttaattccaaactagtccctttgttaaattatatgactgAAGCTGTAAATTgcaatcatgtttttattaagtacccggtatcggcgagtactgaaatgcaagtactcgTACTCGTTTTCCAAAAAAGTATAGTATACCGGTGCACACAGCGTATatcaggggtgggcaaactttttAGACCGACACATTTTGACAGATGGGCCAGGCCTTCACCATGTGCATAATAACGTATGCCATATCAGTAACGCAGAAGGTCAAGGACAGATCTTTTACACTCATCCTTTTGTACTTCATGACCACACTGGAATCAAATGTTTGAGATATTTTGCATGATTTGATCTGTTTCTTAATATCCAGTAGTACAAAGGGAAGAAAACGCATGTATGAATACTGCCACCTAGTAAACTTCGCCGACTATGTTGTAAGTGCTAAAACGATGAGCCGAAGATATTTCCACGATATTGACTAATTGCTGGATTGTTAAGGAGAATAAAACAAGTGTAACCACTAAAACCAGGAGCATCGTAGCAGCTGGGTGCATCAGTGGAGGCGTAGGAGATCTGTCCCTGACTGGTGTGGTCCGACGTTCTGCGTTACTGACTGGATCCTGACAGCACAGGACTGAGATCATTTTGGCGGCGTAAAAAGCAGAGTTGAGGGAGTGTTCAGAATGGCACTTTCACACATTTGCCGTTTTATTATTAAGCGCCTTTAACGCCATTCCGTTGCGACCAGTAAAAACACGTCATGAACCTAGAGATTATTGGCCCTGACAGCTTGCTATACATGACCGGCTGTGGT contains:
- the LOC114785222 gene encoding heparan sulfate glucosamine 3-O-sulfotransferase 3B1, which gives rise to MLLILTSLFYCLSGYSESAGRRAPAPPGLPATPPPRLSGDGSFGARELPQAIIIGVKKGGTRALLEFLRVHPDVRAAGAETHFFDRFYERGLDWYRSLMPRTLEGQITMEKTPSYFVTREAPRHVYAMNRLTKLIVVVRDPVTRAISDYTQTRTKSPGLPSFQNLAFKNITTGLIDTSWSAVHIGIYAKHLDNWLRYFPLSRFLFVSGERLVADPAGEMGRVQDFLGLKRVVTDKHFYFNQTKGFPCLKKPEGSSRPRCLGKSKGRTHPRIPPDALLRLREFYRPFNLKFYQMTGLNFGWD